The proteins below come from a single Triticum aestivum cultivar Chinese Spring chromosome 5D, IWGSC CS RefSeq v2.1, whole genome shotgun sequence genomic window:
- the LOC123125643 gene encoding GDSL esterase/lipase At5g03600 produces the protein MKLLPAALGLVVLLILVLNLNSVEARPAPAGGHQNKSSSNTFFVFGDDFADNGNLPPNPSPRCRGNGPTPTAPCIPMPMGFRDQILRLAASPTAKSSQISLINAYIGKVTKEVAANVEQLLKLGVKKVLVNNLHPIGCTPSQTRTNNYTACDIFGNLGASIHNDNLKQVMTVKKNVQIIDLYTSFTSIVDHAPGKGSDLSKQFKRKLSPCCESLDSNGYCGQQGESSSELLYTVCDKSDKFFYWDDMHPTHAGWEAIMKQLEKPLKEFVDQE, from the exons ATGAAGCTTCTTCCGGCCGCCCTCggcctcgtcgtcctcctcatcctcgtTCTAAATCTCAATAGTGTGGAGGCCCGGCCAGCCCCTGCCGGCGGCCATCAGAACAAGTCGTCCAGCAACACCTTCTTCGTCTTCGGGGACGACTTCGCCGACAACGGGAACCTCCCACCGAACCCGTCACCAAGATGTCGCGGCAATGGGCCTACCCCTACGGCTCCGTGTATACCGATGCCCATGGGTTTCCGCGACCAAATACTCCGTCTGGCCGCTTCTCCAACTGCAAAATCCAGTCAGATTTCATTG ATTAATGCTTATATTGGAAAGGTGACAAAAGAGGTTGCGGCTAATGTGGAGCAATTGTTGAAGCTCGGGGTGAAAAAAGTTCTTGTCAACAACTTGCACCCTATCGGTTGCACGCCGTCACAAACCCGAACCAATAACTACACCGCGTGCGATATTTTTGGAAATTTGGGTGCATCAATTCACAACGATAACCTGAAACAAGTCATGACAGTAAAGAAGAATGTCCAGATCATCGACCTATACACCTCATTTACTAGTATTGTGGATCATGCGCCAG GTAAAGGCTCGGATCTATCTAAGCAATTCAAGCGCAAACTGTCGCCCTGTTGCGAGAGTTTGGATTCGAATGGCTATTGCGGACAACAAGGCGAGTCGTCCTCAGAGCTTCTATACACCGTGTGCGACAAGTCCGACAAATTTTTCTATTGGGACGACATGCACCCCACACATGCAGGATGGGAGGCTATCATGAAACAGTTGGAAAAGCCCTTGAAGGAGTTTGTAGATCAAGAGTAG